TGAAATCCAGACTGCCAATACTAATGGTAATGCATCCCAGACATTTGAAGTCTTTGATAAGAACCTTGAACGCCGTATTCAGAAAGTCATCCTTGGCCAAACTCTTACATCTGGTACCGATGGCTCTGGATCTCGTGCTTTAGGTGATGTGCATTTAGAAGTACAGAACTCGAAGTATAAAGCTGACGTACGAATGATCATGCCAACGATCCAAGCCGTTATTAATGCGTTATGCGATCTAAATGGCTGGGAACGTCATCGAGTCATCATTGGTGAAGAGAAATCACTCGAAGAGCCTAAAGCAGATCGTGATGTGAAGTTAAAGAATGCAGGTGCAGTCTTAACGCCACAATACTTCAAGCGTGAGTATGGGCTTGAGGATGGCGATGTGATTGAGCAGGTTCAAACAGGTTTCAATCAATTCACAGCATTACCGCGTCAGGCATTCAATTTCAAGGCAACAGCAAACAAGCTCTCACCAGAGCAGCAAGAAGTTGAAGAGTTGACTGATGCACAGGATGAATTGCAGCTATTAAAGCCGGATCAGGTCAAGGAATTGGTATTCAAGTCTGATAGCCCTGAAAGTCTGGCTTATAACTTGATGCAATTGATACCTGATGCAACTCAGACGCAGTTCACGGCTAATCTGGATCAAGCTTTGTATGCTGCAGATGTGTTGGGGTATGTGACGGCGCAAGATGGGAAGTAAGTTATGCAACCAGTCACATTTCTTGAGGCGCTTCGGTACGCTCACAGTAAAAAGATTGCATTACCTGATGAATTCTATTCAATGGATCTTAAAACTCGGCAGATGGCAACTACGGTTAGCTTTCTATCGAGCCTTGAGCAGGTTGAAACAGTCATTAAGGCCGTGAATAAATCGATTGCCGATGGCGGTACTTTCAAGGACTTTCAGAAGCTGATTGAAGAATCTGAAATCATCCTGCCTAAACACTATTTGGATAATGTATTTCGTACCAATATCCAAAGTGCTTATGGACATGGACGATGGCAACAGCAGCAACGGAATAAAGCTAAACGACAATACCTGATGTACTCGGCGATCAATGATAGTCGCGTACGTCCTGCTCATTTAGCTTTGAATCGTATCGTACTGCCGATTGATCATCCATTCTGGCTAACACATTATCCACCATTGGGATTTCGTTGCCGGTGCACCGTGATTGCCTTAACCGAGAAGCAGGCACTGAAATACGGCATTACACCTGATGATCAGTTGCCTGAAATTGCCGAGGCTTTGGATTGGAGTTCTCACCCATTGCAGTTTGGTGAACTTGAAACGCTGGTAGATAAAAAGATCAGTGCTTCATCCTTAGATAAAGAATATCTCCTCGAACAGAAAGAGGTCATCAAAGCAGAATGGACGGCGAGTAAAAAGCTCACCAGTCTATTTGCTCCAATGGATGATAACGCCCGGGACCTGTTCGACACAGTGGCCAATACGGTGATTCCACTTGATCCAAGTATTCGGCCAAGTGCAATTCGTACCTTCTTGGACTATGTGCAAGGAAATGATGCTGCACTGAGCGGCTATTTAAACTCTGCTACAAGCTCACTGGCTGATGATGTGCTTAAGCGGTGGCTGAGTACCGATATGGCAGCTATTCAGGCTGTGGCAAGCAATGCCGCTTCAACCGTGGTGGGTGCTGCGACACTTCAACAAGTAGCAGCTTATCAGGTAGGGCAGACAGTTCAGTTAAATGCGCCGTTGCTGATGGTAGATACAGCTTCGGATATCGTCATCAAGATTGAGAATGCTAAAGGGCTCGGTATTGATCTGGATATGTTGAATGCTGGCAATGGTGTTTTATTTCCAATTGGACTGTCGTTTGAGGTTATTTCGATTGAAGCGGTTGAAGGGCAGATGATTTATACCCTAAAGGCTTTAATGAACTAATTTTAAAATGAATATGACCGCCTCTTGGGCGGTTTTTTATTGAGGAAAATAAAAATGCGTGTATCTGGAATCGACAGTATGATGTCTATTGATGTTAAAGAAGGTGTGGAGCTACCCAAATTTATTCGGACTTTAACCGTCGAAACAGCGGAAGAAGAACAGCAGTTACGTTTATTTCTAACAGGTGCCTTAAAGGTCGACGAGCATGGTTGTCATGCATTAGGACGCGATTTTAGGGCAAAAGCTTTAGCAGTACCATGCACGGCCAATGGGGATATGTCATTGGGTAATGGTGGATCTATGGATGCTGTATTAAAAGTCGATTACTCATTAGAAGAGAAGTTGCGAATCATTGATACCTTAACCGCTGCAATACAACACAATGAACCAATGATGTATTCCCATACCAAAGAAGCTGAAACAAAGCTTTTAGCGTTGGTTCAAAGTATTTAAACAATCTCAAACATTTAAAACCGCCTTAATTGGCGGTTTTTTTATGGAGCATGAAAAATGCCAGATCCAAATGAAGAACGGCTGAAATATTTATTCAATGCCTCAGCAATCGAAGTGCCGAAAGCCGAAGAAGGGCAGAAGCGGAAATTTAAAGGCACTGCTTATGCTGGTGGTCGTGTAGATGGTCACTGGTATTGGGGGCGCTCTGGTGTCGTTTTTGATCTTGATGGGATCGAGATTGATAAGCCAACAGCCTTGCTTGAAGAGCACTTTGGTTCAAGTCGAATTGGTGTTGTTCAAACAGTAGATACCAACGGAAAGATTGATGTATCTGGTGATTTCCTTACGAATACCAAGGCACAAGAGATTGTCCAGGACTCTGATGATGGTTTCCCGTTCCAGATGTCGATGATGATTGATCCTGGATCGATTGAAGAAGTCTCACAAGGCAAAACTGTCATCGTGAATGGCCAGTCGTTTGAAGGTCCAATCACTATCTTCCGTCAAAACCGTATTCGTGAATTCACGATCTGCTCAACAGGTGCTGATCGCAATACATCAATTAAAGCCTTCTCGGGCAAAGCCAACCCAAACCCAACCAAAGAGGACACAGACGTGACCGAATTAGAAAAAGCACAACAAGCCAAAGAACAAGCAGAGCGCGAACGTGATGATGCCTTGGCTGAACTTAAGCAATTTAAAGCGCAAAAGCGTGCTGATGAAATTGCAGCTTTAGAAGCTGAGCTGAAAACACAATTTAGTGCTGAAGATAAAACGGCTTATACCAATATGGATGATTCAGTTTTCACCTTCACGGCTAAGCAGCTTCGTCAATTCTCGGCAGGTAATACACAGCCACCTGCAGAACAAACACCACAACCTGCGCCAGCTGTAAATCCGGCATTTGCACACTTATTTACTCATCAAGCAAATCCGGGGCAAGGTGGTCAGCCAAATAATACCGACACTCACAAATTCACTTCTGGTGCACAAGCATTTGCACAACAAAACAAGGGGAAATAATTCATGGCCATTCACTATGTACCGCCTATCTCAGTCACTTCAAAACGACTGATCCTGGACAATGAAAAACTACGTCGTGCCAATGCAAAGGTGACAACTGCAACCGCATATAAATACGGCGATCTATTAACGCTGTCAGCTGACAACGTGTTGTCTCATGCTACTGATGAGTCCACTTGGGATGTAATCTGCGGTCAGAATGTCACTGCGGCTGAAGCAACAATCAAGGCAGCTGACGGGATTGAAATTCCAGTGTATTACGGCGGGGTTTTTAGTATTGAAGCCGTATCACTTGATGGAACTTTGCTTGCTGCTGAAAAATATGATGCAGCACGTGCACAGGCAACTAAAAATAAAATCGAACTTTCTAAGGTGTAATTAACATGCCACAGTCTTTTAATATTGAAGGTGCTCCACTTGAGTTGCTTGATGTGGGCGAACTCGCACTGATTCACTCGAATTACCGTCCGATGGATACTTGGCTTTTAGATAAGCTTTTCCCAAATCGCCCGTTATTCACCCGTGATGATGTGCCACTGGCTGAATTGTCAGCTGAGCATGATCTGGCACCATTAGTATCACCGCAACAGCCTGGTAAGCCATTTGATACCACGCAATCAGGTGAAGTGCGTCATGTAAAACCAGCTTACTACAAGCCAAAGAATCAGGTCACTCCGGCCGAAACTTTTGAAATCGCATTGCTGGAACGTTTACGTACTGCAGGCATCATCTCTACAGGCAACCAGCGACTGTCTGAGCAAGAGCAAATGATCATTGCTCAAATTTCAGTGATGAAGCGTAACCATGATGCAATTGATAACTCGGTCCTGATGATGGCAATTGATTTACTGAAAAATGGTAAATATGCGCTTCACTCGGATGATTATGAATACAACCTGGTGGATTACCGTCGTGATGCATCTTTAACATTTACGCCGCTGACCAAGTGGAATGAAGCGGGTGCCAAGCCGGTAACGGATATCCGTACCATGCTTGAACGTCAATTGGCTGCTGATGGTGGTGAAGCTAAGCTGTCTGTTATGTCTGGCTTGGTTTGGGCAGCTCTCTGGAACAATGAGGAATTCAAAAAAGAATTTATCACGCCGTATGCCGGTATTTCTGTTCCAGTGAATCCAAGCTTTGGTGTCAAAGAGTCAGCGACCTTCAAAGGTACTTTTGATGGAATCGAATTCTGGGTATATGACGCAACCTACCGCAACAAAGGTCAAGTGAAGCGCTTCATTCCTAAAGATTACTTCTCACTGATCTCTGATACCAATGGTTCGGTAGCTCACTGTAAGATCAAAAACATGTTGGCCAATGGCGTTGCTCAACAGTACTTTGATCGTCAATGGTACTGTGAAGACCCAAGCGGCATCATGCTGATGACCGAATCTGCTCCACTGGTTGTGCCTTCTAACAAGAATGGTGTCGTTGGTGGTACTGGCTTTATCACTCTATAAGGAGGCTTAAATGCCGAAGTACACAGCAAAACAATCCATCGGGCATTTTATGCCAGGTGATGAAATCAAAGGGCTTGAAGCTAAACAACTTCAGGCCCTTTTAGCATCTGGGGCT
The nucleotide sequence above comes from Acinetobacter sp. 10FS3-1. Encoded proteins:
- a CDS encoding phage minor head protein, with product MQPVTFLEALRYAHSKKIALPDEFYSMDLKTRQMATTVSFLSSLEQVETVIKAVNKSIADGGTFKDFQKLIEESEIILPKHYLDNVFRTNIQSAYGHGRWQQQQRNKAKRQYLMYSAINDSRVRPAHLALNRIVLPIDHPFWLTHYPPLGFRCRCTVIALTEKQALKYGITPDDQLPEIAEALDWSSHPLQFGELETLVDKKISASSLDKEYLLEQKEVIKAEWTASKKLTSLFAPMDDNARDLFDTVANTVIPLDPSIRPSAIRTFLDYVQGNDAALSGYLNSATSSLADDVLKRWLSTDMAAIQAVASNAASTVVGAATLQQVAAYQVGQTVQLNAPLLMVDTASDIVIKIENAKGLGIDLDMLNAGNGVLFPIGLSFEVISIEAVEGQMIYTLKALMN
- a CDS encoding major capsid protein, which encodes MPQSFNIEGAPLELLDVGELALIHSNYRPMDTWLLDKLFPNRPLFTRDDVPLAELSAEHDLAPLVSPQQPGKPFDTTQSGEVRHVKPAYYKPKNQVTPAETFEIALLERLRTAGIISTGNQRLSEQEQMIIAQISVMKRNHDAIDNSVLMMAIDLLKNGKYALHSDDYEYNLVDYRRDASLTFTPLTKWNEAGAKPVTDIRTMLERQLAADGGEAKLSVMSGLVWAALWNNEEFKKEFITPYAGISVPVNPSFGVKESATFKGTFDGIEFWVYDATYRNKGQVKRFIPKDYFSLISDTNGSVAHCKIKNMLANGVAQQYFDRQWYCEDPSGIMLMTESAPLVVPSNKNGVVGGTGFITL